The Thermoleophilia bacterium sequence CGCTCGCGCCCAGATGCTCGCCACCTCCGCCTTGGCCAGCGAGAGCGTCGTGAGCACGCTGGCCTCGATGTCGTTGCCGATGGCCACGACGGCGTGCTCAAAGTCGCCGACGCCGAGCTGCTCCAGAGCGTCGTCGTCCGTTGCATCTGCCAAGACGACGTGTGTGAAGTCGTCGGCGTAGCGCTGCACGAGCACGGGGTCGCTGTCGATGGCGAGCACTTCGTGACCCTGACGCACGAGCGACGCGCATACGGCGTAGCCGAAGCGGCCGAGGCCTATTACGAGCACCGGCATGTCGCCGTTGTTGCGCTTGAACAGATGCCTAGCCAATGATCGGCCGCTCCTCGGGCAGACGGTAGGCGCGGTGCCGCTGTCGCAGGGCGAGCGCAGAGGCCACCGTGACCGTACCGACGCGGCCGACGAACATCAACCCGATGATGACCACTTGTGCGCTCGGTGGGAGCAGGTGCGTGATGCCCGGACTGAGGCCCGTGGTGCTGAACGCCGACAGGACTTGGAAGAGTACGAGGTCGAGGGAGTAGTCGGTCACGATCATCAGTACCATGGAGCCGGCGGCGACGAAGCCCACGGCGAGAAGGGCCACGGTAATCGCCTGACGCATCGTGTCGGTGGGCAACGAACGCCGGCCGATGACCACGTCGTGCTCACCGCGTATCTCGGACCAGAGCACGTAAGCGAGGACGACGAACGTACCCACCTTGAGACCGCCCGAGGTGCCGGCGCTTCCACCGCCGATGAACATCAGCACGTCGTACATCGCCCATGTCTCGTGTGTCGCAAGGGCGTAGTCGAACGTGTTGAAGCCCGCGGTACGCACGGTAATGCCGCCGAAGAACGAGTTGAGCACCTTGTCGCCCAGTGACATGGGGCCCAGCGTGCCGGGGTTGCCCCACTCGAACAGGGCCACCCCGAAGACCCCGAGGACGAGTAGCCCCATGTAGCCGATCATCGTCACTCGCGTATGCATCGACCAGTCGCGAGGGCGGCGCCAGTGCGTGCTGACTTCATGGAAGACGGGAAAGCCCACACCCCCGGCGACGATGAGGAACATCATCGCCGCGAGAATCGTCACATCGCCGGAGAAGCCCACGAGGCTGTCGCTGTACAGGGTGAAGCCGGAATTGTTGAACCCCGAGACGGCATGGAAGACGCCGTGCCAGATGGCCGTGCCGAGTGTGTGGTCGTAGGCCGAGCGCAGCCTGGCCGAGATGACCACCGCCATCAGCGCTTCGAGCGACATCATCATGATGACGACCGTGGCGATGACGCCGCGGAGCTCGCCGAGATTAAGCGTGTGGGACTCCGTCTGAACGGTCAGCGACGAGCGCAAACCCATGCGGCCGGTGACCAGCACAGCGGCGAGCGTCGCCAGCGTCATGATGCCGAAACCGCCGATCTGCACGAGTACGAGGATCACCACCTGACCGAAGACGGTCCAGTAGGTGGCGGTATCGACGACCGTCAGACCGGTGATACAAGTCGCCGACACCGACGTGAAGAGCGCCGTGAGCAGAGGCGCGGGCTGTCCGGAGTCGGCCCGCGCCCATGGGGTCGAGAGCAACGCCGTGCCCACCAGCGCGGCGACGAGAAAGGCAAGAGGGATGAGCCGCGCAGGATGATTGAACACTTTCGACAACGGCGCCTCCGTTAGAGCCGCGTCGCACCTCGACGGCGCGGCCGTGACGGCCCGAGATCACAACCAGCAGAACGCTGAGTATCTCATCGGCGTCCGCCATCACGATAGCGCACGATGGCGCCCGGCGTCTGTATCAACGAAGAGCGCCCAAGCGCGCCGCGACCAGATCCTCGGGCGCCTCCCCGGCCGGCGCCCGCACGCCACGGCCGGCCAGCCACAGAACCGCCTTGTCGGCGAGGAGCCGCCACTCGGCCTCACGGGCGGCGAAGTCGCGCCGCAGAAGTCCGAGCACGAGCAGCGTCGGTGCGACCTCATCGAGCATGGCCGGCACATCTGCGTCGGCCGGCCCGAGTACATGCACAAGGTCGCTCATCAGCGCCATGGCAGCGGCGCGTTCGCCGCCGAACTCCCTCAGAATCTCGTCCGTCCAGGACCAGCGGCCGTCGGCGCGTTGACCACGAACGAGCGCCACCAGTGCGTCCGCGCCTTCGTCAACGGAGGAATCGGGCGCGGTGACGGCGTCGAAGCCGGGCGCGCCGGCCGTGGGCAAGCCCTGAACCGGCGCGCTACGAGCGCCCCTTCGCGCCCGCTTTGCGACCGCGGGAATGCCGGCCGCCAGCGGCGCCATCATCTTCCCCACGGTGAACGGCGCCGCCAGGCCGGTCGTTCCCGGCGCCGACTGCACGGTGAGAGCCGCCATCGGCCTGGCGCCCCAGGCGCCGCTGCCATGCCAATCTTTGAGCAGCGCGACGGGGATGCGGCGGAGCTCGGCCGCAGGCACGTCCGCCGCCGCGTCGCGTTCCTCGACGGCCACAAAGCTCGTGAGCGACGACATCAGCGTGTAGCGCGTCGCCAGCTCGCGGATCGCCGCATCGACGTGCTCGCGCGTGCGGGCGCGCTGCCGTGAACCCCGCTCGGCGCCACCGCGCCCTTCCTCCAGCTCACGCAGCGCCTCGCGCGCGAAAAGGCGCGGCAGCGCTTCGTCCACGACCGCCGACGCCAGATCTGCTCGAGCGGCGAAGCGCACGGGGCCGTCGGCAGCGTCGGCAACGACGGCCACCTCCACCGACCCGCCGCTCGCATCCGCCACATCCGCACGTGGCACCCGTCCGTACACCGTCAGCGACGTACCCGGATACAGCGCCGACGGCACCGCCGGCGCCACGAGATCGACCGGCAGTCCGCCCCAATCCACGCGCACGTCCCCGAGTCGCGTCGCCCCCAGTCGGGTCATCTGTCGCATCACCACCGGCTCGATGCGCTCGTTCGGATGCACCGTCTCGGCGTAGCCGGCGGAGGCGCGTGCCAGAGCGCGCACCAGGTAGTCGCTGGCTCCGTAGCCGATGCCGATCGTGAACACATTCGTCGTGGCGGCGTGCTTGGCGACCAGCGCCGCGCACTCCTCCTCGTTGGCAACCTCGCCGTCGGTGAGCAGGAGGACGCGCCGTGGGAGTTCCATGCGCGGTGCCCGCAGAATGGTCTGCAACGGCGGCAGGAGCTCGGTGCCGCCCAGATCCGCGTCCCAGCCCTCTACTGCCCGACGCGCTTTCTCGAGGTGAGCGTCGTCGTAGGGCACGGCAGAAGGAAACACGCTCTCGACCTGACTGCCGAAGCCCCAGACGTTGAACGTGTCGCCCTCGGCCAGCGAGGCGAGCGCGAGCAGCAGCGCGTTGCGCGCCTGCGCAATGCTCGAACCCATCATCGACCCCGAGCGATCGAGCAGGAGCACGGCCTCCACCGGGGCGCGCCGCGTCACGGCTGGCGGCCGCACGTGAAGCGCGACGATGGCGTCGCCCCGCTCGTCGCGCGCCACCTGCGCCGCCGTCGCCCCGGCAGGCGCCGACACGAAAGCGACGACCACGTCTTGGTCGAGCTGCACGTCGTCGCCCATCAGATCAACGCGCGCCTCGCGCCCCGCCACGTGCACCTGGGCCGGGTGTGAGGCGCACTCCACCTTCGAGATCTCGCCGTCGCCCGTATACTCGATTGTCAACGCCAGACCGTACGGCACGCCGGCGAAGCTCATCGGCGGATTGAGATGATCGAACTCCGCGGGATCCATGCTGCGCAACTGCTTCTTGGGGACATAGCGCGGCGCGACCGTCGTCGGGATCCTGAGGCGTACGCGCTCGCCTTGCTCCTCAAGCGGCGCGACGTAGCGCACCGTGACCACCGCCTCCTGCCCCGGAAGGAGATTGCCCACCGACGCCGTGAAGAGATTCGGTCGGTCTTGATCGAGGAGATACGCGCCGTGACCCTCGGCGAGCGCCTGCTCGTACGCGTCGAACGCGGCCTCCGCCTCTTCGACGCGTCCGACCCACCGGCGCTCACCGATCTGCGCCGCGAAACCGTACACGGCGGCCTGCTCCTCGAGCGGGAAGCTGTACACGGCCTCCACCGGCACCTTCTCGCGATTCAGGTAACGCTGAGACACTGTGACCGCACTCGCCCGACCCCGTGCGCGCACCTCGATACGCACGCCCACGAGCGGCACATTCGCGGCGTTCGGCCGCTCGCCCGTGCCTGGTATGGCCGCTACGAGACCATAGGCTTGCTCGGTCATGGTTCCTCCTCAACGTGCTGCGCCTGCCGGCGCATGACTCTCGCAACCGCGGCCGCCAAGTCCGCAGCCAGCGCCGGCGTCGGCGGCCCGAGATCGGCGGCGATCTCCAACGTCACACCTCGAGCGACCTCAAGACGAACGACGGGACGCAGCCGCGGCGGTGAGACGCCGTCAACACGCGCGCTCCCCGCGTTCTCGCCGGGCAGCATCCCCTCCTCGGTAGCCGGGGACCCGATGTCGGCGAGCGACACGCCCTCGCTCTGGAGAGCACGCACGCGACGGATCTGCCGCAGGTGTCGCTCGTCGTAGTGGCGGCCGCGGCCGCGGCCAAGCGGCGGATCGATGAGCCGGCGCTGCACGTAGAAGTGCACCGTGCGCCGGCTCACCCCTGCCGCCTCGGCCAGATCGCCAATCGAGTAGCGCCGTCCGTTCATGTCCCAGTCATTCCCAATGTGACAGTCAATATAACAGTATGTGTCATTAGTGTCATTGCGCCGGCTCCCCACCACACGCACAGCGCCGACACGACAGACACTCGCGCGGCCACCGCGTCCCTTGCGTAACACTCGCTCGGTCACCTCGTCCCTTGTATGCTCATTCCAGGCAACCCGAGGAGGTAACGGTGCGCAAAGTAGTACTGGGGGTCGCACTTGCGGCGCTGCTCTCATTCCTTATAGCGGCGCCGGCCGGAGCCGTCCCCGCCAACGAGGTGCTCATCGCCAAGAACCTCGAGCGCCTCGGCCTCATCCCGCCCTACGCGACCGCAGAGATGAAGAGCGCAACCGTCGGCGCCCTCGACGTCCAGGGCCCGCAGTACCCCAACAAGGCGCCCGTCGCGGGAGCAAAGAGCACGACGAGGTCGCTGGCCAAGGGCATCTCCAACCGCTCCGCTTCACTGAAGTCCGGCAGCACCTACGTCGCCAAGACGCTGGTGCTCCTCGTCGAGTTCGGCGACGACCCGTGGCCGGCCGGCTCATCGGCGCCCACGGGACCCAACCTCACCGGACCGCTGCACGGCAACATCCCGGCCCCGGAGGCCGGCGACAACGCCACCTTCTGGCTGGGCGACTTCTCCGCCGGCCAGTTCGACCAGATGCTCTTCGGCAACTCCTACACGATCTACGGCGAAGGAGCGAGCGGTGGACTCGTCGCCCGCGGCACCAGCACAGACACGATGCGCAACTACTACCTCGAGCAGTCGCACGGCACCTACACCGTAGACGGCGACATCGCCCAGTGGGTCCAGCTCGACATGCCCGAGTCGTGGTACGGCGCCGACAGCGTGCCCTGGGCCTCCACTGACGACCTCAACGGCCCCGTGTGGCGCGTGGCCCGCGACGCGCTCGTCAAGTTCGCCGAGCAGAACCCGGGGTTCGACTTCTCGCAGTACGACAAGGAGAACCCGTGGGGCCTCACCGGCGACAACTACTTCCAGCCCGACGGCTACATCGACCACCTGATTCTCATCCACGCCGGCGCCGATGAGTCGGCCGGCGGCGGCAGCGAAGGGCCAGACGCCATTTGGGCCCACTCCTGGGACATCTACGAGAACCTCAGCGGTGGCCCCGGCAACGGCGCCGGCATGCTGATCCCCGGCACCGAGGGTCAAGGTCCGCAGGGCCTCGGCATCTGGGCCTTCAACTACACCATCAACCCCGAAGACGGCGCGATCGGCGTGTTTTCGCACGAGTTCGGTCACGACCTCGGCCTCGACGATCAATACGACTACGCAAGCGAGACCACCGGCGACGCCACCAGCGGCTTCTGGACCATCATGGCGAGCGGCTCGTGGCTGGGCAGCACTTGGGGTCTGGGCACCAAGCCGGCGCCTTTCAATGCCGACGACAAGGTGAATCTCGGCTTCATCAAGCCGAAGACGGTCAAGCGCAACAAGACCGCGACGGTCACCTTGCAGGCAGCGGCCACCGGTAACAGCAACCAGACCAGCGTCAAGATCGCCCTTCCCGACGCCTCGCACCCCGTTCCGCTGAGCGGCAAGGACGGGAGCAAGGAGTGGTACTCGACGCTCGGCAACAACCTCGACGTGACGCTCGCCACCACCAGCCCGATCCGCATCGCCGCGGGCGCCGACCTGACCTTCCGCACCTGGTACGAGATCGAGCCCGGCTACGACTTCGGCTACGTCGACATCTCAGACGACGGCGGCGCCACGTGGACCACGCTTGAGGTCTTCTCCGACATCGACACTTACAACTGGGCCAGCACTGTACGCGTCGACCTCGCCGAGTACGAGGGCAGCAACGCGCTCTTCCGCTTCCGCTACACGACCGACTACTCGGTCGTGGGCCGCGGCTGGGAGGTCACCGACATCGCCGTCGGCGGGAGCGTCATCCCCGAGGGCAGCTTTACCTCGCACGGATGGGTGCGCACCGACGGTTCCTACACCATCAAGAGCACGCGCTACTACATCGCCGAGTACCGCACTCACCACGGCTTCGACGCCGCGCTCACCAAGTGCTACGAGTGGAACCGCGACGGCGTCAACCTGGTCGATTTCTACACCTACAACACCGGCCTGCACCTCATCTACCGCGACACGTTCTACGACGACAACGACGTCGCCTCACACATCGGCTACGGGGCCCGCATGGTCGTCGACGCGCATCCGAAGCCGGACAAAGTCAGCTACGACGGCACAAACGGCTACTGGCGGCCGCGTATCCAGGTTCGCGACGCGGCCTTCAGCCTCAAGAAGACGGCCAGTCAGCGTATCTACTTCACCGACTACGACGCCGGTGAGCAAGTGGGCACGAAGACGGCTCCCGGCGAGACGGCGCAGCCGTGGTTCAACGACGCATGGACCTACTGGTACACGGCCACGCCCGAGGCTGGGGTCAAGATCCCGAAGCTCGGCGTGCGTATCAAGGTCGTGTCGCAGAAGTCGACCACGATGAAGATCTGGATCGACAACAAGAAGTAACGAACGTCGGCACAGCCGCCGCGCCGACGACGAACCGGCGGCCGGCGGCTGTGCCACGAACTTACGGCTGGAGCTGATCGATGGTCTCGCCGAGCGCCTCGATCTGACGGGCAAATTCCTCGAGGTCGCCGGCGCGAAGCGCCGTTTGCGCCGCCTCGTACTGCTGGCTGGCCAGACGCGCCAGGCGGTCGAAATCGGCGCTGGTCGAGGCGCCGTTGCCCGAGGCCGGCTGCTCCAGATCCTGCGGCGCCCCGCCGAAGATCTCGGCCAGCGCCTCCTGGAGGGTCGGCGCCATGACGACGTTCTGTTGCTGGCCGGACGGCAGGTTCGGCTGCGCCGACGGCGATCGGTAGAACACGATCACGCGTTGCACCTGCGGCAGTTGCGTCTTCTCCGACTCCAGATACAGCGGCTGCACGTAAAGCAGCGAGTTCTCAATCGGCACCACAATGAGATTGCCGAAGATCACCCGCGAGCCGCGCTGCCCCCACAATGTGCGCTGCGACGAGATCACCGGATCCTGGTTGACGGCCGCCTCGACCTGAGCGGGTCCGTAGACGTTGAGATTGGCGGGGAACTCGAAGCTCACCGCCTTGCCGTAGTTGGGCGCGTCCGACTGCGCCCCCAACCAGCCGATCATGTTGCTGCGCAGGTTGGGCGTAAACGGCAAGATGAGCACGAACTCCTCGGTCTTGCGCTCCGGCAGACGCATGATCATGTAGTACGGGCTCATCTGGCCAGACCCGGAGATGGAGACGTTGACCGGGATCTGCCACTGGTCGCCCTTGTTGTAGAGCACGCCCGGATCGGTGACGTGGTAGGTGGCGAACATCTCGGCTTGCACGGCGAAGAGGTCCTGCGGATAGCGGATGTGCTCTTGCAGCGTCGGATCCATGGCATCCGCCGACTGGAACATCTCCGGGAACATCTCCATGTACGCGCGGATGATGGGATCGTCCGTGTCGTAGACGTAGAACGAGAGCGAGCCGTCGTAGGCGTCGACGACCACTTTGACCGAGTTGCGGATGTAGTTGAGGTCGCCGAGCGACGCCGAGTAAGGCACCGAGCTGCTGGTCGTGTAGGCGTCCGCGATCCAGTACAGGCGCCCGTGCGCGATCACCATGTAGGGGGTGCGATCGAAGGCCAGGAATGGAGCAGCCTCGGCCAGGCGGTCCTTGATGTTGTTGTAGACGATCACGCGACTACCACTCTGAATCACCGAGGTGGTCAGGAACTTGATCGTGCGGTAGCGCACCGCGAAGGCAAGCCGGTTGAACGCCGAGTCGATGGGGATGCCCCCATCGCCGCCGTAGCTGCGATACACGTCGCCGCTGGCGCCGGGGTGGTCGAACTCGGGGTTGGTCGTGTTGACGAGCACGTATTCGTTGCCGGCGAAGCCGTAGTAGATGCGCGGCTGCTTGACCTTGAGCTCCGCCGCGCTCGACGTCATGGGCACATCCTTGACGAGGAACTCGGGCGAGCCGTCGTCGGCGACCTGGTTGACCGCCGAGACGGCGACGCCGTAGCCGTGCGTGTAGGTGATGTGCTCGTTGACCCACGTGCGCGCCTCAGTCGGCAGGCCGTAGACATTGAGTTCGCGCGGTGCCAGCATCGTCTGCCGCGACACGCCGTCGATCGTGTAGCGGTCGACACTCACCGTTGTGAACCCGTAGTACGGCCGCAACTGCTGGAGCTGCGTGTAGCTACGCAGCAACGTCTCCGGATCCCACATGCGTATGTTGTCGATCGTGCCGCTATTCGCCGCCAGGGACTCGCTCGAGAGGTCGCCGGTGAGGGCGTACGGCTCCTCGCTGATCGCGGTGAGATCGTAGGCGGAGCGCGTCGCCTTGAGCTGGTACCCGAGGTACTGCAGCTCCTTGTCGAGCTGGTTCGGATTGACGAAGACGGCTTGCCACGCGGTGGGGATGATTCCCATCAGCACGATCACCGCCGCGATCCAGCCACCCACCGCGAAACCCAGCCACCGGGGTCGCCGCTTGCGCGCGCAGTTGTAGACCATCCAGGCGGCGAGCGCCATGGCGACCACCATGAGCACGCGGATGATCGGCAGCCTGAGATGGACGTCCGTGTACCCTGCCCCCTCCACCGTGCCACCGGTCGAGACGAGCAGGTTCCAGGCACGCAACAGATAGCCGAGACCCCCAACGAAGAACAGCGCTGCCAGGATCCCGGAGAGATGCGCCACGGCGGCCGGGACCAGTTCGACGCCGGAGATGCGCCGCACGCGATGAATTACCTCGCGAGGGCCCATCCCTTCGACCGCTTCGTCGACGGTGATCTTGCGCTCCACCGTGCGGAACTTCACCTCCACCCCGCCGAGTGCAAGGTGCGCGAGGACCGATGCGATCAACGCCACGATGAGCGTGGTGAAGACGGCCGAGTAGACGTACTGCCAAGCCGGCACGGTGAAGACGTAGAAGCTGATGTCGTGGTGGAAGATGGGATCGTCTGTCCCGAACGGCACACTGTGCAGTGCACGCGCGAAGAGCACCCAGGCGCCGGCGGCTTGGAAGCCGACGGCGAGCGCGACGAGGCCGGCGAAGACGAGCGCCACGCGCCGCACCCAGAGAGCGGCGTCTTCGCGCACGTACTCGACATCGGCGATCCCCTCGAAGACCTGGTGCCGTGGCGCGAGCCGCCGCGCAAGCTCGACATTGCCGAAGACGATGGCGAAGAAGAGAATGCCGGCCGCCGGACCGAGGACGGCGCCGTAGGCGAAGCGCCGCCAGAAGACCGCGTGCAGGCCCACCTCGCCGAACCAGAGCCAGTCGACATACAGACGCATGAATGTCTGGACGGCGACCGCGACGACGAAGAGGATCGCAGCGGCAATTACAAGGCGGTAGATCAGGCGTCGGCGTCGACGACGTTGCTCCAGCCACGTGGGCGTGTCGCTCTTCGTGCGCCGGCCCTTGAACGGCCAAAGCTTCGACATAGTGT is a genomic window containing:
- a CDS encoding potassium transporter TrkG, translating into MFNHPARLIPLAFLVAALVGTALLSTPWARADSGQPAPLLTALFTSVSATCITGLTVVDTATYWTVFGQVVILVLVQIGGFGIMTLATLAAVLVTGRMGLRSSLTVQTESHTLNLGELRGVIATVVIMMMSLEALMAVVISARLRSAYDHTLGTAIWHGVFHAVSGFNNSGFTLYSDSLVGFSGDVTILAAMMFLIVAGGVGFPVFHEVSTHWRRPRDWSMHTRVTMIGYMGLLVLGVFGVALFEWGNPGTLGPMSLGDKVLNSFFGGITVRTAGFNTFDYALATHETWAMYDVLMFIGGGSAGTSGGLKVGTFVVLAYVLWSEIRGEHDVVIGRRSLPTDTMRQAITVALLAVGFVAAGSMVLMIVTDYSLDLVLFQVLSAFSTTGLSPGITHLLPPSAQVVIIGLMFVGRVGTVTVASALALRQRHRAYRLPEERPIIG
- a CDS encoding VIT and VWA domain-containing protein gives rise to the protein MTEQAYGLVAAIPGTGERPNAANVPLVGVRIEVRARGRASAVTVSQRYLNREKVPVEAVYSFPLEEQAAVYGFAAQIGERRWVGRVEEAEAAFDAYEQALAEGHGAYLLDQDRPNLFTASVGNLLPGQEAVVTVRYVAPLEEQGERVRLRIPTTVAPRYVPKKQLRSMDPAEFDHLNPPMSFAGVPYGLALTIEYTGDGEISKVECASHPAQVHVAGREARVDLMGDDVQLDQDVVVAFVSAPAGATAAQVARDERGDAIVALHVRPPAVTRRAPVEAVLLLDRSGSMMGSSIAQARNALLLALASLAEGDTFNVWGFGSQVESVFPSAVPYDDAHLEKARRAVEGWDADLGGTELLPPLQTILRAPRMELPRRVLLLTDGEVANEEECAALVAKHAATTNVFTIGIGYGASDYLVRALARASAGYAETVHPNERIEPVVMRQMTRLGATRLGDVRVDWGGLPVDLVAPAVPSALYPGTSLTVYGRVPRADVADASGGSVEVAVVADAADGPVRFAARADLASAVVDEALPRLFAREALRELEEGRGGAERGSRQRARTREHVDAAIRELATRYTLMSSLTSFVAVEERDAAADVPAAELRRIPVALLKDWHGSGAWGARPMAALTVQSAPGTTGLAAPFTVGKMMAPLAAGIPAVAKRARRGARSAPVQGLPTAGAPGFDAVTAPDSSVDEGADALVALVRGQRADGRWSWTDEILREFGGERAAAMALMSDLVHVLGPADADVPAMLDEVAPTLLVLGLLRRDFAAREAEWRLLADKAVLWLAGRGVRAPAGEAPEDLVAARLGALR
- a CDS encoding MerR family transcriptional regulator — translated: MNGRRYSIGDLAEAAGVSRRTVHFYVQRRLIDPPLGRGRGRHYDERHLRQIRRVRALQSEGVSLADIGSPATEEGMLPGENAGSARVDGVSPPRLRPVVRLEVARGVTLEIAADLGPPTPALAADLAAAVARVMRRQAQHVEEEP
- a CDS encoding immune inhibitor A; translated protein: MRKVVLGVALAALLSFLIAAPAGAVPANEVLIAKNLERLGLIPPYATAEMKSATVGALDVQGPQYPNKAPVAGAKSTTRSLAKGISNRSASLKSGSTYVAKTLVLLVEFGDDPWPAGSSAPTGPNLTGPLHGNIPAPEAGDNATFWLGDFSAGQFDQMLFGNSYTIYGEGASGGLVARGTSTDTMRNYYLEQSHGTYTVDGDIAQWVQLDMPESWYGADSVPWASTDDLNGPVWRVARDALVKFAEQNPGFDFSQYDKENPWGLTGDNYFQPDGYIDHLILIHAGADESAGGGSEGPDAIWAHSWDIYENLSGGPGNGAGMLIPGTEGQGPQGLGIWAFNYTINPEDGAIGVFSHEFGHDLGLDDQYDYASETTGDATSGFWTIMASGSWLGSTWGLGTKPAPFNADDKVNLGFIKPKTVKRNKTATVTLQAAATGNSNQTSVKIALPDASHPVPLSGKDGSKEWYSTLGNNLDVTLATTSPIRIAAGADLTFRTWYEIEPGYDFGYVDISDDGGATWTTLEVFSDIDTYNWASTVRVDLAEYEGSNALFRFRYTTDYSVVGRGWEVTDIAVGGSVIPEGSFTSHGWVRTDGSYTIKSTRYYIAEYRTHHGFDAALTKCYEWNRDGVNLVDFYTYNTGLHLIYRDTFYDDNDVASHIGYGARMVVDAHPKPDKVSYDGTNGYWRPRIQVRDAAFSLKKTASQRIYFTDYDAGEQVGTKTAPGETAQPWFNDAWTYWYTATPEAGVKIPKLGVRIKVVSQKSTTMKIWIDNKK
- a CDS encoding UPF0182 family protein; its protein translation is MSKLWPFKGRRTKSDTPTWLEQRRRRRRLIYRLVIAAAILFVVAVAVQTFMRLYVDWLWFGEVGLHAVFWRRFAYGAVLGPAAGILFFAIVFGNVELARRLAPRHQVFEGIADVEYVREDAALWVRRVALVFAGLVALAVGFQAAGAWVLFARALHSVPFGTDDPIFHHDISFYVFTVPAWQYVYSAVFTTLIVALIASVLAHLALGGVEVKFRTVERKITVDEAVEGMGPREVIHRVRRISGVELVPAAVAHLSGILAALFFVGGLGYLLRAWNLLVSTGGTVEGAGYTDVHLRLPIIRVLMVVAMALAAWMVYNCARKRRPRWLGFAVGGWIAAVIVLMGIIPTAWQAVFVNPNQLDKELQYLGYQLKATRSAYDLTAISEEPYALTGDLSSESLAANSGTIDNIRMWDPETLLRSYTQLQQLRPYYGFTTVSVDRYTIDGVSRQTMLAPRELNVYGLPTEARTWVNEHITYTHGYGVAVSAVNQVADDGSPEFLVKDVPMTSSAAELKVKQPRIYYGFAGNEYVLVNTTNPEFDHPGASGDVYRSYGGDGGIPIDSAFNRLAFAVRYRTIKFLTTSVIQSGSRVIVYNNIKDRLAEAAPFLAFDRTPYMVIAHGRLYWIADAYTTSSSVPYSASLGDLNYIRNSVKVVVDAYDGSLSFYVYDTDDPIIRAYMEMFPEMFQSADAMDPTLQEHIRYPQDLFAVQAEMFATYHVTDPGVLYNKGDQWQIPVNVSISGSGQMSPYYMIMRLPERKTEEFVLILPFTPNLRSNMIGWLGAQSDAPNYGKAVSFEFPANLNVYGPAQVEAAVNQDPVISSQRTLWGQRGSRVIFGNLIVVPIENSLLYVQPLYLESEKTQLPQVQRVIVFYRSPSAQPNLPSGQQQNVVMAPTLQEALAEIFGGAPQDLEQPASGNGASTSADFDRLARLASQQYEAAQTALRAGDLEEFARQIEALGETIDQLQP